One window of the Colletotrichum destructivum chromosome 4, complete sequence genome contains the following:
- a CDS encoding Putative 3-oxo-5-alpha-steroid 4-dehydrogenase, with protein MAAKITLKLSNRSPKQPIKKLPETIEVPADATVEEVKHIVARKAGFSDFNRVGLFDPSTQKTLKNRKAQISSEPAVMSAGHVLVKDLGPQLAWSTVFVIEYLGPILIHLAVVSLRPYIYSGTGARKALSPTQLLTLAMFLGHFLKREYETLFVHKFSANTMPLRNIFKNSFFYWAFAGLLSAWHVYSPSSPTALARNDAVDVLGTIIFLFGEASNAIVHLNLASLRSHGGTERQIPRGYGFSLVTCPNYMFEIISWIGVIITSRSWAVAVFIAIGAAQMAQWAKGKERAYRKEFPETYKKKKFVLLPGIF; from the exons ATGGCCGCCAAAATCACGCTCAAGCTGAGCAACCGCT CGCCGAAGCAGCCGATAAAGAAGCTTCCCGAGACCATCGAGGTCCCCGCCGATGCTACTGTCGAAGAGGTCAAGCATATTGTCGCCCGTAAGGCTGGCTTCAGCGATTTTAACCGCGTCGGCCTGTTCGACCCCTCGACCCAGAAGACGCTGAAGAACCGCAAGGCACAGATCAGCTCTGAGCCGGCCGTCATGTCCGCTGGCCACGTGCTGGTCAAGGACCTCG GTCCCCAACTGGCATGGAGCACCGTCTTCGTGATCGAGTACCTCGGTCCCATCCTCAtccacctcgccgtcgtcagcctGCGCCCCTACATTTACTCGGGTACCGGTGCTAGAAAGGCTCTCTCACCGACCCAGCTCCTTACTCTCGCCATGTTCCTCGGTCACTTCCTCAAGCGCGAGTACGAGACGCTCTTCGTGCACAAGTTCTCGGCCAACACGATGCCCCTGCGCAACATCTTCAAGAACTCATTCTTTTATTGGGCCTTTGCCGGTCTCCTCAGCGCCTGGCACGTCTACTCCCCCAGCTCGCCCACGGCCCTCGCCCGTAACGACGCCGTTGATGTTCTCGGTACCATCATCTTCCTTTTCGGCGAGGCGTCCAACGCCATTGTTCACCTCAACCTTGCTAGCCTGCGCTCCCACGGCGGCACGGAACGCCAGATTCCCCGCGGATACGGCTTTTCTCTCGTCACATGCCCTAACTATATGTTCGAGATTATCTCATGGATCGGCGTCATCATCACGAGCCGTAGCTGGGCCGTTGCCGTCTTCATCGCTATCGGCGCCGCTCAGATGGCCCAGTGGGCCAAGGGTAAGGAACGCGCCTACCGCAAGGAGTTCCCCGAGACgtacaagaagaagaagtttgtTCTGCTGCCCGGTATCTTCTAG